A window of the Lolium perenne isolate Kyuss_39 chromosome 7, Kyuss_2.0, whole genome shotgun sequence genome harbors these coding sequences:
- the LOC127312379 gene encoding G-type lectin S-receptor-like serine/threonine-protein kinase At2g19130 produces MARLSSTHPIFAASSSARLPPLQFIMPLLILFTLLLYLRIPASSAATDTILAGQALGINNKLISKNGRYALGFFETNGKSSGNTNNWYLGIWFNTVPKFTSAWVANRDKPIKNTTSLELTISQDGNLVILNRSTKFIIWSTQANIKRNSTTAVLLNSGNLILSNSSNSSEFLWQSFDQPTDTFFPEAELGWDKVTGLNRRIVSWKNLVDPATGVYCYELDPSGVDQLLLARLGHSVPYWSSGAWDGKSFALVPEMARNVRWISKFVNNIHERYYTYSLLNEKAVTRHVIDVSGQLKVFVWFEGSKDWQMVFAKPRTPCDVYAVCGPFTICSDNSLLDCKCMKGFTITSRKDWEVEDRTGGCSRNTPLDCSSNKSTTHTTDNFYSVSCVMLPHNATIGEAAKSKSECKQFCLNNCSCTAYSFSTNGCSIWHNELLNIRQVQCGVSINANGETLYLRLSAKDIQSLKNKRKGILIEVAVGTGVSALGLFALILLLMFWSNKQKRSVHVVHDAQGCNGIIVFRYTDLHRATKNFTDKLGKGSFGSVFKGFINDSVSIAVKRLDGAYQGEKQFRTEVSSIGAVQHINLVKLVGFCCEGSRRLLVYEHMSNRSLDIHLFRTNPMMLNWTARYKIALGVARGLAYLHESCRDCIIHCDIKPENILLDASFHPKIADFGMAKLLGRDYSRVLTTIRGTAGYLAPEWITGVPITPKVDVYSYGMVLLEMISGRRNSCAPSSSGGNLDVYFPVHATHKLLEGDVESLLDNKLQGGVNLDEAELVCKVACWCIQDKEFDRPTMGEVVQILEGLVDIRMPPIPRLLQAIGRS; encoded by the coding sequence ATGGCCAGACTTTCGAGCACCCATCCTATATTTGCAGCCTCCTCATCCGCACGCTTGCCTCCTCTTCAGTTCATCATGCCTCTCCTCATTCTTTTCACCTTGCTCTTGTACCTACGCATCCCAGCAAGTTCTGCCGCGACGGACACCATCTTGGCAGGCCAAGCACTTGGCATCAACAACAAGCTCATCTCCAAAAATGGCAGGTATGCTCTTGGCTTCTTCGAAACAAATGGCAAATCCTCTGGAAACACGAACAACTGGTACCTCGGCATATGGTTCAATACAGTCCCAAAATTTACTTCTGCATGGGTTGCAAATAGAGACAAGCCAATCAAGAACACCACCTCATTGGAGCTCACAATATCCCAGGATGGCAACCTTGTCATCTTAAACCGGTCTACCAAGTTCATCATCTGGTCAACACAAGCAAACATCAAAAGAAATAGCACCACTGCTGTGCTGTTAAATAGTGGAAATCTCATTCTGTCTAACTCTTCAAATTCATCAGAATTTTTGTGGCAGAGTTTTGATCAGCCAACAGATACATTTTTCCCAGAGGCAGAGCTTGGATGGGACAAGGTCACTGGCCTGAACCGCCGTATTGTTTCTTGGAAGAACTTGGTCGACCCAGCTACCGGTGTGTATTGCTATGAGTTAGACCCTAGTGGTGTTGACCAGTTATTGCTTGCACGACTGGGCCACTCTGTACCATATTGGTCCAGTGGTGCATGGGATGGCAAATCCTTTGCCTTGGTTCCAGAGATGGCACgaaatgttagatggatttcaaaATTTGTCAATAATATCCATGAGAGGTACTACACATATAGCTTACTAAATGAAAAAGCGGTTACTCGTCATGTAATTGATGTCTCCGGTCAATTAAAGGTGTTCGTTTGGTTCGAGGGCTCAAAGGATTGGCAAATGGTCTTCGCCAAACCAAGAACTCCATGTGACGTCTATGCGGTTTGTGGACCTTTCACAATTTGCAGTGATAATTCACTTCTAGATTGCAAGTGTATGAAGGGCTTCACCATCACATCCCGTAAGGACTGGGAGGTAGAAGATCGAACTGGTGGGTGCTCGAGAAATACTCCATTAGACTGCAGTAGCAACAAAAGCACAACACATACCACAGACAACTTCTACTCCGTATCATGTGTTATGTTGCCCCACAATGCCACAATAGGAGAGGCTGCTAAAAGCAAGAGTGAGTGCAAACAATTTTGCCTGAATAATTGCTCTTGCACCGCGTATTCCTTTAGCACCAATGGATGTTCCATCTGGCATAATGAATTGCTCAACATAAGACAGGTACAGTGTGGTGTCAGTATCAATGCAAACGGAGAAACTCTTTACCTTCGCCTTTCTGCTAAAGATATCCAAAGTTTGAAAAACAAGAGAAAAGGGATCCTTATTGAAGTTGCAGTTGGTACAGGTGTTTCTGCCCTCGGCTTATTCGCACTCATCCTCCTACTAATGTTTTGGAGCAACAAACAGAAGAGGTCTGTCCACGTAGTGCATGATGCTCAAGGTTGTAATGGAATCATTGTATTTCGATACACTGATTTACACCGTGCAACGAAAAATTTCACAGATAAGTTGGGGAAAGGCAGTTTTGGTTCTGTATTCAAGGGGTTCATAAATGATTCAGTTTCCATAGCAGTGAAGAGGCTTGATGGTGCTTATCAAGGAGAGAAGCAATTCAGAACAGAAGTGAGCTCGATTGGAGCCGTTCAGCACATCAATTTAGTTAAGCTTGTTGGTTTCTGTTGTGAGGGTTCTAGGAGGTTGCTTGTTTATGAACACATGTCAAACCGGTCTCTTGATATCCATCTATTTCGAACCAATCCTATGATGTTGAATTGGACTGCTCGTTATAAGATAGCCCTGGGAGTTGCTAGAGGGTTAGCCTACTTGCATGAGAGCTGTCGAGACTGCATCATACACTGTGATATTAAGCCAGAAAACATACTTCTTGATGCTTCATTCCACCCGAAAATTGCAGACTTTGGGATGGCAAAGCTTTTAGGAAGGGATTACAGCCGAGTCTTGACTACAATTAGAGGAACTGCAGGGTACCTTGCACCTGAATGGATTACTGGCGTTCCTATTACACCAAAAGTTGATGTTTATAGCTATGGGATGGTGTTGCTGGAAATGATATCTGGAAGAAGGAACTCGTGTGCACCATCTTCTAGTGGTGGCAACCTTGATGTTTATTTCCCTGTGCATGCCACACATAAGCTTCTTGAAGGAGATGTGGAGAGTTTGCTAGATAACAAATTACAGGGTGGTGTCAATCTGGATGAGGCTGAGCTGGTTTGCAAGGTTGCATGTTGGTGCATCCAAGATAAGGAGTTTGATCGACCAACAATGGGAGAGGTGGTTCAGATTCTCGAGGGTCTAGTTGATATCAGAATGCCCCCGATACCAAGGCTACTTCAAGCTATTGGTCGAAGCTAG
- the LOC127312377 gene encoding adagio-like protein 1: MEWDSESDGAASAGSGDEMEEQETGGEVVVGGAGGSEGGSGGGDGVGGMFTFAIEGMLRGAGPYGLVVTDALEPDCPIIYVNRGFEEATGYRAEEVLGRNCRFLQCRGPFAQRRHPLVDAAVVSGIRLCIDNGTQFRGDLLNFRKDGFPLMNRLHMTPIYGDDDIITHYMGIQFFTNANVDLGPLPGSVTREPVRSTRFAPDNSFRPISTGPGQSNFCREYSSLFQLTDEVLCQSILSRLSPRDIASVSSVCRRLYDLTKNEDLWKMVCRNAWGSETTRAIETVPAARRLGWGRLARELTTLESVAWKKLTVGGAVEPSRCNFSACAVGNRVVLFGGEGVNMQPMNDTFVLDLNASNPEWRHINVSAAPPGRWGHTLSCLNGSWLVVFGGCGRQGLLNDVFILDLDAKHPTWREVPGVAPPVPRSWHSSCTLDGTKLVVSGGCADSGVLLSDTYLLDVSMDRPVWREVPASWAPPSRLGHSMSVYDGRKILMFGGLAKSGPLRLRSSDVFTMDLSEEEPCWRCLTGSGMPGAGNPAGAGPPPRLDHVAVSLPGGRVLIFGGSVAGLHSASQLYLLDPTEEKPTWRILNVPGRPPRFAWGHSTCVVGGTKAIVLGGQTGEEWMLTEVHELSLASNSV; the protein is encoded by the exons ATGGAGTGGGACAGCGAGTCCGACGGCGCCGCCAGCGCGGGGAGCGGGGACGAGATGGAGGAGCAGGAAACGGGAGGGGAGGTGGTCGTCGGGGGCGCTGGCGGCAGCGAGGGCGGCAGCGGAGGAGGCGACGGGGTCGGCGGGATGTTCACGTTCGCCATCGAGGGCATGCTCCGCGGGGCCGGGCCCTACGGGCTCGTGGTCACCGACGCGCTCGAGCCCGACTGCCCCATCATCTACGTCAACCGCGGCTTCGAGGAGGCCACCGGGTACCGCGCCGAGGAGGTGCTCGGCAGGAACTG CCGGTTCCTGCAATGTAGAGGCCCATTTGCTCAAAGAAGGCACCCCTTAGTTGATGCTGCTGTAGTTTCTGGTATTCGATTATGCATCGACAACGGTACCCAGTTCCGCGGTGATTTGCTAAATTTCAGAAAAGATGGCTTTCCATTGATGAACAGGTTGCATATGACCCCTATATATGGAGATGATGATATCATAACTCACTATATGGGCATTCAGTTCTTCACCAATGCTAATGTTGATTTGGGACCATTACCTGGCTCAGTTACAAGGGAACCTGTGAGATCCACACGGTTTGCTCCAGATAACTCTTTCCGACCCATATCCACGGGACCAGGACAGAGCAACTTCTGCCGGGAGTATTCTAGTCTCTTCCAGTTGACTGATGAAGTACTTTGCCAGAGTATCCTGTCAAGGTTATCACCAAGAGATATAGCATCTGTGAGCTCTGTGTGTAGACGGTTGTATGACTTGACAAAGAATGAAGATCTTTGGAAAATGGTTTGCCGTAATGCATGGGGTAGTGAGACTACTCGAGCTATTGAGACAGTGCCTGCCGCAAGAAGATTGGGCTGGGGCCGGCTGGCAAGAGAACTGACCACCCTGGAATCTGTTGCCTGGAAGAAATTGACAGTTGGAGGTGCGGTGGAGCCATCCAGATGCAACTTCAGTGCTTGTGCTGTAGGGAATCGTGTCGTTTTGTTTGGTGGGGAAGGTGTTAACATGCAACCAATGAATGATACTTTTGTGTTGGATTTGAATGCCAGCAATCCGGAATGGAGACATATCAATGTAAGTGCAGCTCCTCCAGGTCGCTGGGGCCATACACTATCCTGCCTAAATGGATCTTGGTTAGTTGTCTTCGGTGGATGTGGAAGGCAGGGCCTGCTAAATGATGTATTCATATTGGATTTGGATGCAAAGCACCCAACTTGGCGTGAGGTTCCTGGTGTTGCACCACCGGTACCACGTTCGTGGCACAGCTCCTGCACTTTGGATGGGACAAAGTTGGTGGTTTCTGGTGGCTGCGCCGACTCAGGTGTACTACTCAGTGATACATATCTTCTTGATGTAAGCATGGACAGACCTGTGTGGAGGGAAGTACCTGCATCTTGGGCACCACCTTCTAGATTGGGTCACTCAATGTCTGTCTATGATGGTAGGAAAATTCTGATGTTTGGCGGTCTTGCTAAGAGTGGTCCTCTCCGACTGCGGTCTAGTGATGTGTTCACAATGGACTTAAGTGAAGAAGAGCCCTGCTGGCGGTGCCTCACTGGGAGTGGAATGCCTGGAGCAGGAAATCCAGCTGGAGCTGGTCCACCTCCTCGTCTTGATCATGTCGCAGTGAGCTTGCCAGGGGGAAGAGTGTTAATATTTGGTGGATCAGTGGCAGGCCTCCACTCGGCGTCACAGCTGTATCTTTTGGATCCGACTGAAGAAAAACCTACCTGGAGGATACTCAATGTTCCTGGGCGACCTCCACGGTTTGCCTGGGGCCACAGCACCTGTGTTGTTGGAGGAACAAAGGCGATAGTGCTTGGAGGACAAACAGGAGAAGAGTGGATGCTCACTGAAGTACATGAGCTCTCTCTAGCTAGTAACTCAGTTTGA